Genomic DNA from Dysidea avara chromosome 10, odDysAvar1.4, whole genome shotgun sequence:
atttgctATAGTGTTTTCCATCAATAGTTTGTGCCAAGAGAGCCTAGTAACTCTTAGGAAGGCATTCTCTTATGGAAGATGGCACAGGCTAGTAGGAAAGATCCATAGACTATGAAAGTTGCTGAATTGAAATACTGGCTCTCCCAGAACAGTTTGTCTATGAAAGGGAAGAAGGCAGATTTAGTGAAGAGGTACAGCAAGAGTAACACTACGAAATAAAGTAAACTTATATTGGTATTTTTAAGGTTCAGGAGCACTTGGAAACAGGGTCATATCATATGAATGATGATCTAATGGAGTTAACCAGTCCAGTAAATGATTCATTGTGGAGCAAAATTTCTGAAGATCCATTTAAAATATGGACCTTCACAAATGAAAACTTGACAGATTACTTTGTGTTTTCTAATGAAAAGGATGGCCTTGAGAAGCAAGACTGGAAAAGTTTAAACGCTGGTGGATATAAATTTTTTGCTGAGGGTCATGTTCAAGACATATGCGTATGTACCAGAACCGAGGAATGTTTGGTAAAATCACTATGCCTTCCTGAGATGAAGAAAGATATTACCTATAAATTATCAGTTGTTCTTGAGAGATCAGGCAAAGTTAAAGAAGCCAGCTGCAAATGTCCTGCTGGACGTGGACCAAGGGGTAGCTGTAAACACATTGCAGCATTTTGTTATAATCTTGCCGACTTTGTGAAGATAAGGGAGATAGCATTAGAGTTAGGGGAAGATGCGTGTACTTCTATGCTTCAGAAGTGGAATCAGCCATCTAGAAAGAGGAGACTTGACCCTGAAAAGGCAGAAGATATTTCATTTAATTTCCCAGTACCCCCTCACTTGGAGAAGGCAAAGAAGAGACGTGAAAACAAAGGATATGATCCACGGCCATTGACAATGTAGAAAACCACTGCAGGAAATTTAGAGAAATTGTGTACAAACCTTGAACAGTTACCAACAGTAAGTTGCTTTTTGCACTTGTTACGAAAGCCTACTTTAGTGAGAAATGATTCCAATGATGATGCCTTCAATGCCTTGCCTTTAATACCAAAGAGTGTGCAGTGCCGAATCAAAGATAAACTTTTTAAGATGCCATTACCACCGACATTTGCAACACTTTAAGACCTTGGACAAGAGTTTATTGATTTGTTAACACCAACTGAAGAACAAAAAGCTGACGTTGAGAAAAAAACTCTCCTGCAAGCAGAGTGTCAAAGATGGCACGAGGAACGCCACTGTAGGCTAACTACATCAAGGTTTGGCTCTGTCATTAACCGTAGGTCTGCTCATAATGTACTAGCCAAAAATATTGTAGATGGCCAGAAGATACCAAAGACTGTGAGAGCAATTAAATGGGGGCGAGACCATGAAGCTGTTGCTTTTGAACGATACCGTTCACAAATGTCAATCCGTCCCCCTAGCTTATATCTACAAAAGTCTGGATTTGTAATCGGAGAACCATCATTTCTGGGTGCCAGCCCTGATGGAGCCCTTGTAGATGAATCTGGCAAGATCCATGGCATAATCGAGATAAAATGTCCTTACTCAGCAGCTGGATTAACAGTGAAGGAGGCTTGTAAGCAGTGTAAAGGATTTTATTGTTCAGCAAATGACGATGGTTTAGTTACATTAGATTCAGGTCACATGtattattatcaagtactgggAACCATGGCTATAACTAAAGCAACTTTCTGTGACTTTATAGTATGGACTTGTAAGAGTATGGAAGTAATTAATGTCAAGTTTGACGAAGGCAAGTGGACATCTACTCTTGCACAACTGACTAGGTTTTATAAACAGTATATGATACCTTGCTAGGGATGCGGGAATTATGCCtgaataatttcgggaataatgaTGGGGTAATAGAAAAAAgcattattccagcattttgatgcagtttagagcataattggcataaaaataaattaagatcgagatactctaatagagcagtcacttactctaatagaacgatcgGTGCGGAATAATTTATTACTCATACTACTAGTAACTAAGCATCTTGCTAGCAAAAAAGCTTTTCTGATGCATTGACACAGCTGAATTTagtgctttttattgttttaaagtcttgctgtacaatttaattgctaaaatgaagaaaaagttacaaaaatttggaataattttgggaataatgagtaTTTTGGggaataataaaaagcataatgataagtttttaaaagaatttcggaatagaataatgatgaaaattttgagcataattcccacaagccTATACCTTGCATATTATATTAACTTTGTACATATATAATGTTTGAACAACTATTGTACAAGGGGTAAATTAAATAGCTATTGTACAAGGGGCGGAAGAAAATTTGTCAACATAGCACATACATAAAAAATTTGGTTAGCACTATTGTGCATGTTGTTTTCCATACGATGAAGTATTTGATAGTTCTTGATACGTTCCATGGCACGCTCGACGTGTATTCTAAGTGATGCTATTCTTCTTGTAGTCATTCTTTCATTTTCAGTGAGTTGTCCAGTTTCATTCATCATGGGAGGGATATTCAGTTCGACACCAGGCAGTAAAATATCTTCTAATGTGAAGCCTCTATCAGCCATTATGCTATCACCAGGTTCTAGCAGCTTTAAAAACCCTGATTTCACTACAATCTTTTTATCTGATATACTTCCCCCATACAGATCAGATATGAAAGAAATTGCTCCAGATGGCGTTATCCCAATGAGTACCTTTAGAGTATTATGGTTTTTGTAACTTGAAAAGGTAAGCTGCTGGGCAGTTGGGTTTGATGGCATTTGGATGAATATTTCGGTGGCATCTATTATACACCTTGTTTTAGGGTACATAGTACAGAAGCAAGCTGGCATGTACTCATCTACAAGTTCCCGGCAAGGCCAAATAGGCACTTCCTTAAATTTCATGTAAAGAAAATTAATCCACGTCACAAGGATCCTCGAAACCGAAGGCTGTGATATTTGGAACCTGACTGCCAAATCCTGCTCAGGAAAACCTTGTCTAAGCCGACATAATGTCAAAAAACACTCATTTATGGGAGATAGAatatgaccacgcccctttccACATGAGGTAGCAGCATCTTCTATGACTCTGCTAGGGTCGTATGACAAAACAGCTTTTGCAGCTCCAAGAAAGTGATAGCACGTTGATAATTCTAGAAATGTTGAAAATCCTGTATAAAAGTTAATGAGCTTGTTATTGTCCTGGATTTGTTCGATCCTGAACGGAGTAATACTCATGATTGGAGCAGTTTGAGAACTTTTGTGAACGTAAGCAGGTAAATCTGGTGTTGTGGCTTTATTACACATCTTCGCACTACACTGAACTCCAGAGTGTTTTTTGAAAGTAGAACACTGGGTACCACTATCAACCATGATAACAGTATTTTTATTACTATGAGTGGTACCGGTAATCTCTTTAGGATATGTATTGGTTCCTTCAGAGGTCTGTTCAGTATATGTGTTGGTCTGTTCAGGATGATATGTGCTGGTCTCTTCAGGCAGGCTTCGTACTGGTCTGTTCAGGATGATATGTGCTGGTCTGTTCAGGATATGTGCTGGTCTCTTCACGATTCGTACTGGTCTGTTCAGGATATGTGCTGGTCTGTTCAGGATTTGTACTGGTCTGTTCAGGACATGTACTGGTCTCTTCAGGAATATTGGTCTTTTCAGAATGATTACTGGTCTCTGCATGATACGTGCCTCCAGCTTCATGGATGCCTGTGTCTTCATGATGAGTGTCTAAGACTTTATGAAGAGTGTCAGATTTGTGATCATTTCTTCCTGGGTTGTCAACTGCAAAGTAGCCCATCAAATAGTACACAGAAAATGCTCTACTTACCTGTGGGAGACTTTATTTCAGGGTTCCTTCTTTTCTTTGGTGCAGCTCTGGAAGCTTTTTTGGTCCATGCAAATATGCATGGTACATCATTCTTTCCATTCTTTTTTCCACCCTTAAAATGGGCACTACACACTCTGGAATGTCTCGTTAGTGGTGGGTTTTTCTCTCTTAATCTTTATAAGCCAAAGTTTAAGCAGCTTCGGTTTAGCCAATGGCAGTTGGTGGAACGACACTCCGGGAATACCAGAGATATTCTTGCGCTTGGGTACGATGCAGTAGTGCGGCATATATCCCTAAACaagataataaaaaaaaatgtttaCATTTCTAAATAAAGCGCTATTGGCTTAAAATAACCCAGCCATACCTAAACGTTATTCAAAACCATACTAGAACTTAATATTTCCCACAAAGATAAACATATCTATTCAATAAACCCATAAACATATTCACAACGAAGATAACTAATCTCTTCCAATACTCCTCTGTATAAAGTATACCACACAGCACTGCGTAACACAGAAGTTACAGGATTAATGTAGCGAGTGTACTCTGACCTTAAACAGCTTCGTGACTTATGAATAAATCCCAACCAAGTGTTAAAAAGCAGATACATGGTATGTAATGGGATTATTTATGTGCTATTGACATGAGGTTAAGTGTCTTTGATAACTGTAAGCACTATCGTGATACTATCATTattgtgatataaaagttactatcaattGTGAtggtgatagttgtactatcacTCAGCTCTAAGTATGGAATGCCGTATATGCGTAttgtaaacttataatggccattgacagtgataagtatcttgcaaccaaggttagcacatAATGATAGACacaaaaaccaccttataaCACATTGATTTGGACAGGTAGTTGGTCTaacgagtttgaagctaattgGGGGAAAAACTTGGGAGGAGTTTGTGTTTAAAATTGTTATGGCCTCAATTTTTCCGTTTCTCATTCTGTCGTTCACAGGGAAGAGAAACATCTAGTGTAGGCTGTAatggggaaggctggtaacacgataagGGTCTCCATAAGTTTTGGACGAATTCGTGTCTTCCTCAGGTATTTCCCTTAGTTTAATGAATGGTACCAATCCGATTGGAATCCGACTAAGAACGAAGGGGCAGTGCCAGAAAACAGAATTGTTATAGATAATAATATTGGTAATGCTATCAACATTGATCTGTAGTATTAACTACAGGAAATTTCTAGGCAATACTATTGGTATTCCTCCCACTACTACTTGTAAGCTGGCCTCTGACAATGTCAAACACCAACATATtgacaactgctctattagaggggAATGTAAAAGTGTGGATCCTAAAAACTTTGTGACATCTGCATTTCACTTTCATATTGCTGTGGAGAGTCTTACAGTGACTGTGGCGGCGGTTGTGATGATATAGTGAAGTATGGTGTACTTGTGGGAAAATGATGTGTGAATCTGCATAGCAGTGCCAGGTTCCTCTCAGGATCAGCAAGCAAGAGAGGGATAAGGATCAGCCACATGCTCacatagaacccacaatcaaatctcTAATGACATGTTATCATGCGTGCAATATTTCAGTGCTATGTATGTAAGGTGCTATGGTATAGGTTCATTGTTCCAGTGCTGTGACATCCTCGGGGGGGGGCAGCAAGAGCTCTTTATCTTCGTAGTAGCTCCATGGGCTGACAATCATTGTGGTCGGGCACTTACTAATGACTCATTACTTGTCGATGACTCAGTAGTGACAATATCAACTCTCTGTGTTACCTCAGTCTCAGTTTGAGTTGTCACATTGAATTCCAATGGATATAGTCTTCAGTTGGTCAGTCCAGTAGCAGTCTGTAGTATTACTGCTCATACTATCTCCTCTTGTGATCAACTCTTCCACTATTCCCATCTTCCAAGTAGCATGAGGTTCATTGTCACGGAGAAGTACCACATCTCCTGTCCTAACTGTTTAACTATTGTTACCAATAGCTCGATGAACTTCTCTTAAGGATGTAAGGTACTCATGACACCAGCATTTCTGGATATTCTGCAGTATGGTTGCAAGTAGCTTGGCATTACCACAAATCTTACCATAGCTAGGATCAACAGTTCATGATCATCTGCTGCTTTATGAGGGAGGCATATTATCCGTCTTCCATGTAGCATGGCCATCTCTATAGTGATTAGTGTGATACGTGTCGTCTCCCAAAAACCTTCTTCGGTGCTGCTTGCTTTGGTAAGTCCCACCATTCGTTCCCAGAAACCGTCCCACCATGGGGCTCTCTTGGGGATACATTTCCAAGTAACTCCTCGCTTACCCAGCTCTCTGTTTACTTCTGGTGACTGCATCAGGGTCCGTAGCTCATCTGCAGCAGAGAGATAGGTGGAAGCATTATCTGAGACCACTATGGTAGGAAGCGATCTTCTTGCAGCAAACTCACGAAATGCAAGTAGGAATTGCTCTGTACTAAGGTCTTGAACCATCTCTAATTGAAGTGCATGCTTAATGACGCACATAAATAAACACAAATAGGCCTTAATTTCTTCTCCTCCATGTCGCACATACAGTGCTCCACTGAAGTCCATTTCTGTATAAGTGAACGGATGAACATCTTGTGTCCATATGGATGGCAGTAGTGCTGGGTGTCTGGTGTAGGATATGAGTTACCTGAGATCTTACGGCAGATAACACAATTACGTAGTATTGACTTAATAGATTGTATAACAGCTGAGATCCAATAGGATTGTCAGAGAGCAGTCAGTGTTGCTCCTGTGCCTGAGTGGCATAGTGTCGTGTGCATGTTCAGATCAGTCAGTGAGGATAGTGGGTGTTTGGAAGGTAGGAGGTCCGGGAACTTGGCTGCTTTATTAAGTGGCGCATTGTGGATGCATCCACCTCATCGTAGATATCCCTGGGAGTCTAGGAATAATTGAAGTTGTCTGACAAGCATAATACGGCTAGTGTTTGGTTGTTTTGCAATCTGATCAAGGTTAGCAGGTTCGCTCCAGTACACAGTTTGTTGGGTATCTTTGATTGATTGTAATCTTGCTAAAGTGAGTTCCTCAGCACTAACAGGTCCAGTCTGGCGTTGTTCTGGGGAAGTTCTCAAATTTAATGCAAAACAAAGAACATATGCAGTCACAGTAAGTAATTTACTAAATGTACTGTGGCAGCTGATTGAGATGACACAATGTAGTCCAACGTCAGGCTGGTTCGGCATTGTAGGGACAAATTCTGTTGCAGTTGGTGCTGCTACAAGTAGTGAAGATAGACATGCTTGTTCACAGGATAGCCATAATGATGGTGTAGTTACCCAGTCTGGCCCACGCTGCCATAGCTTTGAAGACATCAGTGTCTGAGTAGTTGTGCCCCTAGACGTAAGGTCTGCAGGATTCGCTAGTGTGGGGCAGTATCTCCAGTTGGTATTCGGAAGGTTTGTTTGTATTTTTGTGACATGGTTCCATACAAAGGTGGGAAGTTGTTTGGTACTGCTGACCCAGTGCAGCATAATCTGGCTGTCAGACCAAATGAATATTGTTGGGTCTTGTAATGGGAGGTGCGTCATTACAAAATGTATTAGCCTTATGGCAATCAGTGCAGCCATCAGTTCAAGACGTGACAATGTGAGATGCTTCAGTGGTGCAGCACGAGTCTTTGCTAACACAAATAAGATCTGTTACAAGGAAGATGATAGCTCCATAGACCTTCTGGCTTGCATCAGCAAAGCAGTGGATAGTAAGTTGTGTGGGAAGAGCTGGGAAGTAGCATCTCTTGACAGAGAACTCTGAAGATTGTTTCAAATCATTAGCAATTTCTGACCAGTCCTTAGCTAGGTCATCATTTAGTGGTTCATCTCAACCAACCTTGTGTTGCTACAATCTCTgtatgaaaatcttagtttgaACTATAACTGGGGAGATAAAATCCAAAGGATCGATAATCCTTGATGTGACGTGTAGTACTTCTCTCTTGGTGATCAAGTGACTGTTAGGAGAAAGGGCTTTGCTACTAGTGACAGTTAATCAGTGGTTGGGTATCAACGGAGACCTAAAACATTAACAGTGCTGTGAGCACTGGCAGTATTGTCTTGAACAGCATTGGCCTGAAGTCTACTACTGTTGGAGGACCATCTATGGAGGTTGAACATTCCACTAGTCATAATGGCTCGTGCTTCCTTGTAATAGTCTGCAGCCGCATCCTCTGTATCACAGCCAGTAATGATGTTGTCAACATAAAGATTAATTTGCATGTCACGTATTATGCTGCTTGAGATGATGTCGAAGGACTGTATTAAGTATGAAAGGGGAGCTAGCTGCTCCAAACGGTATCACTTTGAAACGATAAATACGAAACTGACTGGATGGATCTGCAGGGTTTGATagccaaaaaaaaaacaacaacaggtGTAATTTCTATCATCTGGGTGTAAGTGTATGTTCAAAAATGCTTTCTCAATATCACCTGAGATCCCAAATTGATGAAGCCTGAAGTGAATGAGGATGGCTCACAAATCATTACTACATGATACACTGATCTCTAAGCAATCATTAAGCTAGCTGACTGTCGGCAGCTACAATCAAAAACAATTCTAGTGGTTGTAGTTGGTAGTCTTTCTCTACTGCTTGGTGTGGAATGTAATGAATCTCAGTATATTTACTTGATGTGTCAACTTGCTCAATGAACCCCCTGGCGTCTTGGTCGGTAATGATCTGGTGGTACAATAGCAATAGCTTAGGTTTAGTAGCTAGTCTCCTTGCTAATTGTCGGTCTATGTTCTGCTACAGTGTAATTACTAGGAAGGGGAGAATGATATGTTCTCCAAGGAAATCTGGCTACATAATGCCCCATCAGTGGCTCTTGTGAAAAAGGAGGTGAGGTAATTCTCTGTCATGTTGACTTCAACATCACCTTGTGACACTCCAATTGAGTCCAAAGTTCAGAAGCCTTCTAAGTCAAAGTCACTTTGTGTTTGGGGTGATAATCATTGAAACATTGGTTGTCATTTATTGAGTGCGCCCTTGTTAGGTTGGGCCTGAGAGGAGGTATCTTAGCTTTGACTCTACTGCGGTTGGTCCACTGCCACGAACAACTTTATCTCCAACTATGTCCCAGTAGTAATCTGCTCCTACTAAAAGTGAAATTACAAACTTGCTGTCTGGACTAAGGGGATGAGCCAGTTGAGGTATGGAAGTTCTGAAAAACCAAGGTTAGTGTAGCTCTGAATGGTGCTGCAATGAATGG
This window encodes:
- the LOC136268681 gene encoding uncharacterized protein is translated as MCNKATTPDLPAYVHKSSQTAPIMSITPFRIEQIQDNNKLINFYTGFSTFLELSTCYHFLGAAKAVLSYDPSRVIEDAATSCGKGRGHILSPINECFLTLCRLRQGFPEQDLAVRFQISQPSVSRILVTWINFLYMKFKEVPIWPCRELVDEYMPACFCTMYPKTRCIIDATEIFIQMPSNPTAQQLTFSSYKNHNTLKVLIGITPSGAISFISDLYGGSISDKKIVVKSGFLKLLEPGDSIMADRGFTLEDILLPGVELNIPPMMNETGQLTENERMTTRRIASLRIHVERAMERIKNYQILHRMENNMHNSANQIFYVCAMLTNFLPPLVQ